The Haladaptatus cibarius D43 genome window below encodes:
- a CDS encoding HesB/IscA family protein, with product MSTDAAQSGETPQIEVTETAAEQALDLLDSEGLDPGVAGLRLFVQQGGCAGLSYGMRFDDEPESDDTVFTHHDLRVFVDPASMNYIEGSVVDYETGLQGAGFHVDNPNVVSECGCGESFRT from the coding sequence CGCCGCAAATCGAGGTGACCGAAACTGCCGCCGAACAGGCTCTTGACTTGCTGGATAGCGAGGGCTTAGACCCTGGAGTCGCCGGACTGCGTCTGTTCGTCCAACAGGGTGGCTGTGCCGGACTCTCCTACGGCATGCGATTCGACGACGAACCGGAATCGGACGACACGGTCTTTACGCACCACGACCTGCGCGTGTTCGTTGACCCCGCGAGCATGAACTACATCGAGGGAAGCGTCGTGGACTACGAAACCGGTTTGCAGGGCGCTGGCTTCCACGTCGATAATCCGAACGTCGTCTCCGAATGCGGCTGTGGCGAAAGCTTCCGGACGTAA